In a genomic window of Quercus lobata isolate SW786 chromosome 4, ValleyOak3.0 Primary Assembly, whole genome shotgun sequence:
- the LOC115987415 gene encoding cuticle collagen 1-like encodes MFALFFMLFTTIIAPLIPTLSSQPPPPQPSLTPPPPPTAPAFEFTPIQHFPPCPPFIPSSRNDNIWPARSQPQSVSVWFVLGWILALIIGISLIAWAIYICRLKVIGPPGPPGKQGPKGDPGPKGDPGPKGPPGPPGPKGDPGPPGPPGPKGDCCYCCKGYKGCECRISCQEMTICDHRGWP; translated from the exons ATGTTTGCCCTGTTCTTCATGTTGTTTACCACCATCATTGCACCACTAATTCCAACCCTCTcttcacaaccaccaccaccacaaccctCCCTTACTCCGCCTCCACCACCGACAGCGCCAGCATTTGAGTTTACTCCAATCCAACATTTTCCCCCATGTCCCCCTTTCATTCCATCATCACGAAATGACAACATATGGCCTGCACGAAGTCAACCACAATCAGTATCCGTGTGGTTCGTGCTGGGGTGGATCTTGGCTCTAATAATAGGAATTAGCTTAATCGCATGGGCGATTTACATTTGCCGCCTAAAAGTAATAGGGCCGCCAGGGCCTCCAGGGAAGCAAGGGCCGAAAGGTGATCCAGGGCCGAAAGGGGATCCAGGGCCGAAAGGGCCGCCTGGGCCGCCAGGGCCGAAAGGGGATCCAGGGCCGCCTGGGCCGCCAGGGCCGAAAGGGGACTGTTGTTATTGCTGCAAGGGCTACAAGGGCTGCGAGTGCCGCATTAGCTGCCAGGAAATgacaata TGTGACCATAGGGGTTGGCCTTAG
- the LOC115986033 gene encoding uncharacterized protein LOC115986033, whose translation MAAPGRTSIYQSEVKFVSNLHREILTPKAKRGRTQARPTLSLLDEDKAGTHQPHDDALVVTIQIGGYDMKRVLVDQGSGAEIMYPNLYKGLGVKPEDLDSYDSPLVGFDRKMVVLKGMVKLPIQMGSRVVEVNFIVVEAYSPYTAILARPWLHAMKAASSTMHLKVKYPSREQFEELVGSQAVAW comes from the coding sequence ATGGCAGCTCCAGGTCGAACAAGTATATATCAATCTGAGGTGAAGTTTGTATCAAACTTGCATAGAGAAATTCTCACCCCTAAGGCTAAGCGAGGGAGGACGCAAGCCCGACCAACTCTTAGTTTATTGGATGAAGATAAGGCTGGAACTCAtcaaccccacgatgatgcGTTGGTAGTAACGATTCAAATTGGGGGCTATGATATGAAGAGAGTCTTAGTAGATCAGGGTAGTGGGGCAGAGATCATGTACCCTAATCTATACAAGGGACTAGGGGTTAAGCCAGAGGATCTAGACAGTTACGATTCACCCTTGGTGGGATTCGATAGGAAGATGGTTGTCCTTAAGGGTATGGTTAAGTTGCCTATTCAGATGGGTTCTAGAGTAGTGGAAGTGAATTTCATTGTGGTGGAGGCATATTCACCTTATACAGCCATTTTGGCGAGACCATGGCTTCATGCCATGAAGGCTGCGTCTTCAACTATGCATCTAAAGGTGAAGTACCCCTCTAGGGAGCAATTTGAAGAACTTGTTGGGAGCCAGGCTGTGGCATGGTAA
- the LOC115987805 gene encoding uncharacterized protein LOC115987805 produces MKRKRDADEPNPYKVSRGNRPVRCGRCQQEGHNARGCKANVTSETAWERRQRLQKGKSGSGRPSTHKQGSQDPSSSQTQSSAQPPPTHQPYTMASSNQAAGSQPQAPAPQPQAPWLGPQAPWSRNPSQWYSSNFRYTVRGAPWFSSSQPTPHTPAETWDSRPLSSQPTRPPATREAALRGRGDATKAQKCRTKGGKASCGGRGKGSK; encoded by the exons atgaaaaggaagagagatgctgATGAGCCGAATCCTTATAAGGTGTCTAGAGGAAACAGGCCAGTGAGGTGTGGAAGGTGTCAACAGGAAGGGCACAATGCAAGGGGATGCAAGGCCAATGTCACTAGTGAGACAGCATGGGAGAGGAGGCAGAGATTGCAGAAAGGGAAATCT GGAAGTGGAAGGCCTTCTACACACAAACAAGGATCCCAGGACCCATCTTCATCACAGACCCAATCCTCAGCTCAGCCCCCACCAACACATCAGCCTTACACTATGGCCTCATCCAACCAGGCAGCAGGGTCACAGCCACAAGCTCCAGCTCCACAGCCACAAGCTCCATGGTTAGGGCCACAAGCTCCATGGTCACGGAACCCAAGTCAATGGTACTCTTCAAACTTCAGGTACACAGTTAGAGGAGCTCCTTGGTTCTCTTCAAGCCAGCCAACACCACACACCCCTGCAGAAACATGGGACAGTAGACCACTATCATCACAG CCTACAAGACCACCTGCTACCAGAGAAGCTGCTTTGAGAGGAAGGGGTGATGCAACTAAAGCTCAGAAATGTAGAACAAAAGGTGGAAAGGCCAGCTGTGGTGGGAGAGGCAAGGGCAGTAAATGA